One Glycine max cultivar Williams 82 chromosome 6, Glycine_max_v4.0, whole genome shotgun sequence DNA segment encodes these proteins:
- the LOC100809191 gene encoding 5'-methylthioadenosine/S-adenosylhomocysteine nucleosidase isoform X10, producing the protein MAAQPKPQNRPISNIVFVVAMQTEALPIVNRFQLTEDPHSPSVSLTLFSLGLRSLTLISVEGKWTFAFHVFTLIEVSIYAQWCRFPQGAPWVHYHGTFKDLNINLIWTGNDPTLGVDSIGTIPSALATYAAILALQPDLIINAGTAGGFKAKGASIGDIFVVSECAFHDRRIPIPKFCRQHQYVMSCRFLICMEWVFVKPLKHPNL; encoded by the exons ATGGCTGCCCAACCCAAACCTCAGAACCGACCCATTTCTAATATCGTCTTCGTCGTTG CTATGCAGACGGAGGCACTTCCCATCGTCAACAGATTCCAGCTCACTGAGGACCCTCACTCCCCGTCGGTCTCACTCACTCTCTTTTCTTTGGGTTTAAGATCACTTACTCTAAtta GTGTTGAAGGAAAATGGACCTTTGCTTTTCATGTATTTACATTGATTGAAGTGTCTATCTATGCACAATGGTGTAGATTTCCGCAAGGGGCTCCTTGGGTCCATTATCATGGGACATTCAAAGATCtcaatataaacttgatttggaCTGGGAATGATCCAACTTTGG GGGTTGATAGTATAGGCACGATACCATCTGCTCTTGCAACATATGCTGCTATTCTAGCATTACAACCAGACTTGATCATCAATGCAGGCACCGCTGGTGGCTTCAAG GCCAAAGGAGCTAGTATTGGTGATATTTTTGTTGTATCGGAATGTGCTTTTCATGACAGAAGAATACCTATACCT AAGTTTTGCCGTCAACATCAATATGTGATGTCTTGCAGATTTTTGATCTGTATGGAGTGGGTCTTCGTAAAGCCTTTGAAACACCCAAACTTGTAA
- the LOC100809729 gene encoding COBRA-like protein 2, whose translation MSGAIATDRGNCSSYSGSQMPHSCKKDPTIVDLSLDVSQNRSEHCCRGGLLSAWSIDPFNAFSSFELEVRNVGDNNPLGQAPNNLTLMAPGPGYTCSPLLDTDLSVSSDFGGLRQVPVLRTWKSTCAYSSFIANTIPVCCVSLSSFYNPAITSCRNCSCGCREADKSTASCIRPSSLPRSNGDNTIDEIIECTDHMCPVRVHWHFKNNYMNQWRVKLTVSNYNYNRNYSNWNVLVQHPGFTQKARTYSFNSTRLPTLGLQDGVSLFWGIDYYNNELVHSDKGVVGLVTTEILLDKDPNSFTVSNGWAFPRRIYFNGENCEMPLPDTFPMLPNGSSSLRATYCGFSLLFILLFLALLLL comes from the exons ATGAGTGGTGCCATAGCAACTGATAGAGGGAATTGTTCATCTTACAGTGGTTCTCAGATGCCACATTCATGCAAGAAAGATCCCACCATAGTTGATCTCTCTCTAGATGTCTCGCAAAACAGGTCAGAGCATTGTTGCCGTGGTGGTCTCCTCTCTGCCTGGTCTATTGATCCTTTCAATGCCTTCTCTTCATTTGAACTTGAAGTTCGCAACGTGGGAGATAACAACCCACTTGGACAAGCTCCTAATAATCTTACATTGATGGCCCCAGGTCCTGGTTACACTTGTAGCCCCCTTCTTGACACTGATCTCTCTGTCTCCTCAGATTTTGGGGGACTAAGACAAGTTCCTGTTCTCA GAACTTGGAAGTCAACATGTGCATACTCCAGTTTCATAGCAAACACAATACCGGTATGCTGTGTTTCCCTCTCATCATTTTACAACCCTGCCATCACATCTTGCCGTAATTGCAGTTGTGGATGCAGAGAAGCAGATAAAAGTACAGCATCTTGCATAAG GCCTAGTTCCTTGCCACGGTCTAATGGAGACAACACAATTGATGAAATAATAGAATGCACCGACCACATGTGCCCAGTTCGAGTCCATTGGCATTTCAAGAACAACTATATGAACCAATGGAGGGTGAAGCTTACAGTTTCTAACTACAATTACAACAGAAACTACTCAAACTGGAACGTGCTGGTTCAACATCCTGGTTTCACCCAAAAAGCAAGAACTTACAGCTTCAACAGCACTAGACTTCCTACCCTTGGGCTCCAAG ATGGAGTTTCCCTTTTTTGGGGGATAGACTATTACAACAATGAGCTAGTGCATTCTGATAAGGGTGTTGTGGGTCTTGTGACAACAGAAATACTATTGGATAAAGATCCAAATTCTTTCACAGTAAGTAATGGATGGGCATTTCCGAGAAGAATATATTTCAATGGGGAGAACTGCGAAATGCCTTTACCTGACACGTTTCCAATGTTACCCAATGGTAGCTCCAGTTTAAGAGCTACTTACTGTGGTTTCAGTCTTTTATTTATCCTCTTGTTTCTTGCCCTACTACTCCTTTAA
- the LOC100787083 gene encoding uncharacterized protein: MGSKKKNGGKGEIVDGSKIMELVGNEKVFSNFVDHKFDELDKDRDGKLSMKELEPAVADIGAGLGLPAQGTSPDSDHIYFEVLNEFTHGKQEKVSKTEFKEVLSDILLGMAAGLKRDPIVILRMDGEDLLEFVNGPSYEAEMASIFSQIESPSGSFREHVIEAFGRLTVDQGIPPTSDSWVFNNIVDPALSQGGPALDKPASQETFLEEFKKVALSVVDFLKEKPVIVAHSENTFDGRGVKRLLSNKFELDRTLNLALENLPKDRNGKISKDYLRVALDLVSPSAGLPPVGAIEEIDKVIVEAFKMVNAEDTKTVKEDEFKKILTEILGSIMLQLEGNPISVSSNSVVHEPLGSSSTLLQPSSSETA, from the exons ATGgggagtaagaaaaaaaatggtggaAAGGGAGAGATTGTGGATGGTTCCAAGATTATGGAGTTAGTTGGAAACGAGAAAGTTTTCAGCAACTTTGTGGACCATAAGTTTGATGAATTGGATAAAGACAGAGATGGGAAACTCTCCATGAAGGAGCTTGAACCTGCTGTTGCTGACATTGGTGCTGGTCTTGGTTTGCCTGCTCAAGGCACTAGTCCTGATTCAGATCACATttattttgag GTCTTGAATGAGTTCACCCATGGCAAGCAAGAAAAAGTGAGCAAGACTGAGTTTAAAGAGGTTCTCTCAGACATTCTGTTGGGCATGGCTGCTGGACTAAAGCGAGACCCTATTGTTATACTCCGCATGGATGGGGAAGATCTCCTTGAGTTTGTTAATGGTCCAAGTTATGAAGCAGAAATGGCATCCATTTTCTCTCAGATTGAGTCCCCTAGTGGATCCTTTCGTGAACATGTAATTGAAGCTTTTGGGAGACTCACTGTTGATCAAGGAATTCCTCCAACATCAGATTCTTGG gtTTTCAACAACATTGTGGATCCAGCACTATCTCAAGGTGGCCCTGCTTTGGACAAGCCTGCTTCTCAAGAGACATTTTTGGAAGAATTTAAGAAAGTCGCATTGAGCGTGGTTGATTTTCTTAAAGAGAAACCTGTCATTGTTGCCCACAGTGAAAACACATTTGATGGACGCggtgtcaagagacttttatccAACAAGTTTGAATTAGACagg ACGTTGAACTTAGCTTTAGAGAATCTGCCAAAAGATCGCAATGGAAAAATATCAAAGGACTATCTGCGGGTGGCACTAGATCTGGTGTCTCCATCTGCTGGTTTACCTCCAGTTGGTGCAATTGAAGAG ATTGATAAGGTCATTGTTGAAGCCTTTAAGATGGTGAATGCAGAGGACACCAAGACAGTTAAAGAAGAcgaatttaagaaaattttaactgaAATACTGGGTAGTATCATGTTGCAGTTAGAAGGCAATCCCATATCTGTTTCTTCAAATTCAGTTGTGCATGAGCCTTTAGGCTCATCTTCTACACTCTTGCAGCCATCTTCTAGTGAAACAGCATAA
- the LOC102662892 gene encoding auxin-responsive protein SAUR21 has product MGIRLPIFMALHANKIFKWQQHLHSRNHSNVPKGHIVVYVGEAQKKRFVVPISYLNHPSFVDLLNRVVEEFGYNHPMGGLTIPCKEEAFITLTSQLRAS; this is encoded by the coding sequence ATGGGTATTCGTCTGCCAATATTCATGGCTCTTCATGCTAACAAGATATTCAAGTGGCAGCAGCATCTCCATAGTAGAAACCACTCGAATGTTCCAAAGGGTCACATAGTAGTGTATGTTGGAGAGGCTCAAAAGAAGAGGTTTGTGGTTCCAATATCTTACTTGAACCATCCTTCGTTTGTTGACTTGCTAAACCGAGTCGTGGAAGAATTTGGCTACAATCATCCAATGGGCGGTCTCACTATCCCTTGCAAAGAAGAGGCATTCATCACTCTCACCTCTCAACTACGTGCCTCCTGA